The Desmonostoc muscorum LEGE 12446 genome includes a region encoding these proteins:
- a CDS encoding Uma2 family endonuclease yields MTTTIKIVNPNIEYPSSDGEPLAESYLHLYAILTTLEVIKQYLTGRQATVLADQFLYYAQGFPKLRVAPDVMVIFDVPPGGRDSYKVWEEGQVPQVVFEMTSQGTQKQDQEQKKNLYEQLGILEYWLFDPKGEWIEEKLRGYRLDGETYQLITDGISQPLGLRVAVEGEVLGFYLLDTGDKLLTPTELAEQLQQERQRAEQERQRADRLAEYLRSQGVDPDTLS; encoded by the coding sequence ATGACTACAACTATCAAAATAGTCAATCCCAACATCGAATATCCCAGTTCCGACGGTGAACCATTGGCAGAATCATACTTACATCTCTACGCAATTCTCACCACCTTAGAAGTAATTAAACAATACCTAACAGGCAGACAAGCTACAGTTTTAGCAGACCAATTTCTCTACTATGCTCAAGGTTTTCCCAAATTAAGAGTTGCACCAGATGTGATGGTAATTTTTGATGTGCCGCCTGGGGGTCGGGATAGTTATAAAGTTTGGGAGGAAGGTCAAGTTCCCCAGGTGGTATTTGAAATGACTTCTCAAGGAACTCAAAAACAAGACCAAGAGCAAAAGAAAAATCTCTATGAACAATTAGGGATTTTAGAATATTGGTTATTTGACCCGAAGGGGGAATGGATTGAAGAAAAGTTAAGGGGATATAGGTTAGATGGTGAGACTTACCAGTTAATTACGGATGGTATATCTCAACCTCTAGGATTAAGAGTGGCGGTAGAGGGGGAAGTATTAGGATTTTATCTTCTAGATACGGGGGACAAATTATTAACACCGACGGAGTTAGCTGAACAATTACAACAAGAACGCCAAAGAGCGGAACAAGAACGCCAACGGGCTGATAGACTTGCAGAGTATTTGCGATCGCAGGGAGTTGATCCAGATACTTTGAGTTAA
- a CDS encoding glycosyltransferase, which produces MTILMYHKVYLESPSIWWVTVDDFYRQMLELKHKKIVYLDEYNPSDPEHVVITFDGVYKNVLDYAAPILSEFNYPFELFVTSDYIGIDNFFDTSEPQAQFANFQELEILVKNNGRLQWHTKSHCDLTNEEIPVNFVEELEVPHNLEKIDPTGFKWFAYPYGKFNERLIDQVKLKFEGAVSCHQGNDHDLYRLNRITVTNETTFKKATITVIIPSYNYGSFLVEAIESVLRQTRMPDEILISDDASTDDTSEIAKFYQATYPNLIKININENNLGVVKHFNKAVSLTKSDYITFLGADNRFRSDFIEKTSLILDTYSDVAIAYSDFALFGKRAKLVYDSFPQDKRGLIKNEKFFIINFPEFNHVSKQTLLNDGNFIHGSSMFRRQAFDEVSGYFEKPNVPEDYDLFRRIVKAGWNAKKAPFPLLEYRQHSKYQANVQLGSFNELQFYKKLLAQSQSNLEQLQIYLQHNEAELEKAQKKIIEKEKIITEMENSNFLKMRKTWLKLIQLLGIKFKQ; this is translated from the coding sequence ATGACGATTTTAATGTATCACAAAGTCTACCTAGAAAGCCCTAGTATATGGTGGGTAACAGTAGATGATTTTTATAGACAAATGCTTGAATTAAAGCATAAAAAAATTGTTTATTTAGATGAATACAATCCCAGTGATCCTGAACATGTTGTAATTACATTTGATGGTGTTTACAAAAATGTTTTAGACTACGCTGCGCCTATATTGAGTGAATTTAATTATCCATTTGAACTATTTGTCACTAGTGACTATATAGGCATAGATAATTTTTTTGATACATCAGAGCCACAAGCACAATTTGCTAATTTTCAAGAGTTAGAAATTCTAGTTAAAAATAATGGCCGATTACAGTGGCATACAAAATCTCATTGTGATTTAACAAATGAAGAAATCCCAGTAAATTTTGTAGAGGAACTAGAAGTTCCTCATAACTTAGAAAAAATAGACCCAACTGGGTTTAAATGGTTTGCCTATCCCTACGGAAAATTTAATGAAAGACTTATTGATCAAGTAAAATTAAAGTTTGAGGGAGCAGTATCTTGCCATCAAGGTAATGACCATGATCTGTACCGCTTGAATCGTATAACTGTCACTAATGAGACGACATTTAAAAAGGCTACCATTACAGTTATTATCCCATCCTATAACTACGGAAGTTTTTTAGTTGAAGCTATTGAATCAGTGCTGCGTCAAACTAGAATGCCTGATGAAATTTTAATTTCAGATGATGCATCTACTGATGATACAAGTGAAATAGCTAAATTCTATCAGGCAACTTACCCTAATTTAATAAAGATAAATATAAATGAAAATAATCTAGGTGTAGTCAAACATTTTAACAAAGCTGTGTCATTAACTAAGTCTGATTATATTACCTTTTTGGGCGCCGACAATAGATTTAGAAGTGATTTTATTGAAAAAACATCACTGATATTAGATACATATTCAGATGTAGCGATCGCATATAGTGATTTTGCACTATTTGGGAAAAGAGCTAAGCTCGTTTATGATTCTTTTCCACAAGATAAACGGGGATTGATTAAAAATGAAAAATTTTTCATTATAAATTTTCCAGAATTTAATCATGTGTCTAAACAAACACTATTAAATGATGGTAATTTTATACATGGCTCTTCAATGTTTAGACGCCAAGCTTTTGATGAGGTTAGTGGATATTTTGAAAAGCCAAATGTGCCTGAAGATTATGATTTATTTCGCAGGATTGTAAAAGCCGGATGGAATGCAAAGAAAGCACCTTTTCCACTTTTAGAATATAGGCAGCACTCAAAGTACCAAGCTAATGTGCAGTTAGGTTCATTTAATGAACTACAATTTTACAAAAAATTGTTAGCACAATCTCAGTCTAACTTAGAGCAGTTGCAAATCTATTTGCAACATAATGAAGCCGAATTGGAAAAAGCACAGAAAAAAATTATAGAGAAGGAAAAAATAATTACAGAAATGGAAAATAGTAATTTTTTGAAAATGCGTAAAACATGGTTAAAATTAATCCAATTACTGGGAATAAAATTCAAACAATAA
- the petP gene encoding cytochrome b6f subunit PetP yields the protein MEIGQKVKVYRLRDRVSSPIAKKLGQVGVIQGYKVTDGMGIGVVVLFEDNSSTWFFEDEIKPV from the coding sequence ATGGAAATCGGACAAAAGGTTAAAGTCTATCGTTTGCGCGATCGCGTTTCTTCTCCCATTGCGAAAAAACTAGGACAAGTCGGTGTTATCCAAGGCTACAAAGTCACCGATGGTATGGGAATCGGTGTAGTGGTGCTGTTTGAGGATAATTCTTCGACTTGGTTTTTTGAAGATGAAATTAAACCTGTGTAG
- a CDS encoding ABC transporter ATP-binding protein, with protein MGEKIVISLKNVSKCYKRYVRPVDRLKEVFLPHKSRYDEFWALQNINLEVFKGETIAIVGSNGSGKSTLLQIIAGTLTPTTGEVQVQGRISALLELGSGFNPEFTGRQNVFFNGRLLGLSQKEIEEKFDEIAAFADIGDFIDQPVNTYSSGMFVRLAFSVAVNVVPEILIVDEALSVGDMFFQAKCMIKLKQMLDNGLTLFFVSHDTNSVKSICERAVYLNKGNIEIIGDSGLVIDTYIKAQFAKMKLLTNNNLQDSKAIATPVVEIPEIAFLETGNHVFLQEAKEFEERVKIFRQGSGKARIINVAVLDELERPTTEIKFDDYINVKIYYEVFEILPEIVIAFYIKDKNQVEVIGNNNAYENQPIKDAIPGEQYYIEFKFHNKLRAGNYSITTLIADSLKTTAYFDWVEYSYVFKSADLTNKTIWSQVYQPMHVSVSKLDHTSTVSI; from the coding sequence ATGGGAGAAAAAATTGTAATTTCTCTAAAAAATGTCTCGAAGTGCTACAAGCGCTATGTTCGCCCTGTAGATAGGCTTAAAGAAGTTTTTCTACCTCATAAAAGTAGATATGATGAATTCTGGGCATTGCAGAATATCAATCTAGAAGTATTTAAGGGGGAAACAATTGCAATCGTAGGCTCAAATGGTTCAGGAAAAAGCACCCTACTGCAAATTATTGCAGGGACATTGACACCAACAACTGGAGAAGTACAGGTTCAGGGACGGATATCAGCGCTTTTAGAACTTGGTAGTGGATTTAACCCAGAATTTACTGGTCGGCAGAATGTATTTTTTAATGGGCGATTATTAGGATTAAGCCAAAAGGAAATTGAAGAAAAATTTGATGAAATTGCCGCATTTGCAGATATAGGAGATTTTATAGATCAGCCTGTAAACACTTACTCTAGTGGTATGTTTGTCCGTTTGGCTTTTTCTGTAGCAGTCAACGTAGTTCCCGAAATTCTAATTGTTGATGAAGCCCTAAGTGTTGGTGACATGTTTTTCCAAGCCAAATGTATGATCAAGCTTAAACAAATGCTAGATAATGGCCTGACGCTTTTTTTTGTTAGTCATGACACAAACTCAGTAAAAAGTATATGTGAAAGAGCAGTTTATTTAAACAAAGGTAATATTGAAATTATTGGTGATAGTGGTTTAGTTATTGATACTTATATAAAAGCTCAATTTGCCAAAATGAAGTTATTAACAAACAACAATTTGCAAGATAGCAAAGCAATAGCAACACCTGTTGTTGAAATACCAGAAATAGCATTTTTAGAAACAGGCAACCATGTTTTCCTCCAAGAAGCAAAAGAGTTTGAGGAACGGGTTAAAATCTTTCGTCAAGGTAGCGGTAAAGCAAGAATAATTAATGTAGCCGTACTTGATGAGTTGGAAAGACCAACAACAGAAATCAAATTTGATGATTATATTAATGTCAAAATTTATTATGAAGTTTTTGAAATTTTACCCGAAATAGTGATTGCTTTCTATATTAAAGATAAAAATCAAGTTGAAGTTATAGGTAATAATAATGCTTATGAAAATCAACCTATTAAGGATGCGATACCTGGTGAACAATATTACATAGAATTTAAATTCCATAATAAGCTGAGAGCGGGTAACTATAGCATTACCACATTAATTGCTGATTCTTTAAAAACAACAGCTTATTTTGATTGGGTAGAATACTCTTATGTATTTAAATCAGCAGATTTAACTAATAAAACTATTTGGAGTCAGGTATATCAGCCAATGCATGTGTCTGTATCTAAGCTAGATCATACTTCTACGGTCAGTATATGA
- a CDS encoding Get3/ArsA fold putative tail anchor-mediating ATPase NosAFP, which translates to MALILTFLGKGGIARTKIAIAAAKLLASQGKRVLLAGLAEPALPILLGTPIGSEPQEIAPNLQAVQFQASVLLESNWEEAKKLEAQYLRTPIFKDVFGQELVVLPGMDSALALNAIREYDASGKYDAIVYDGTGDSLTLRMLGLPESLSWYVRRFRQLFVNSDLGKTIVESPLIQPLISSFFNVNWTADNFAAPTNQVNNFLDKGRAALTDPKRVAAFLVTTQDPIEVASTRYLWGSAQQIGLTVGGVLLVSSEINVNLSEEFIPLPVSVIPDSPTGDWQILIDALPNFEAQAAQAPKPIEIDIHNRQVRLFLPGFDKKQVKLTQYGPEVTVEAGDQRRNISLPPALSGKPIAGAKFQNSYLIISF; encoded by the coding sequence ATGGCTCTAATATTGACATTTTTGGGCAAAGGCGGCATCGCTCGTACCAAAATTGCGATCGCCGCCGCCAAATTATTGGCAAGCCAAGGCAAACGCGTACTTTTAGCAGGACTAGCAGAACCAGCACTGCCAATCCTGCTAGGTACTCCCATTGGTTCTGAACCTCAGGAAATCGCACCAAATTTGCAAGCAGTACAGTTTCAAGCATCTGTACTACTAGAAAGCAACTGGGAAGAAGCAAAGAAACTTGAGGCGCAATACCTCCGCACCCCCATATTCAAAGACGTTTTTGGTCAAGAATTGGTAGTATTGCCGGGGATGGACAGCGCCCTTGCCCTGAATGCTATCCGCGAATATGATGCCAGTGGCAAATATGATGCGATCGTTTACGATGGCACGGGTGACTCTTTAACCCTGCGGATGCTGGGATTACCAGAGTCTCTGAGTTGGTATGTCCGGCGATTCCGGCAATTGTTTGTTAACTCCGACTTAGGCAAGACAATTGTTGAATCGCCTTTGATTCAGCCACTAATTAGCAGCTTTTTCAACGTCAATTGGACAGCAGACAACTTTGCAGCTCCCACTAACCAAGTCAATAATTTCTTAGACAAAGGGAGAGCCGCTCTTACCGATCCCAAGCGTGTTGCTGCTTTTTTGGTGACGACACAAGACCCCATTGAAGTGGCAAGTACCCGTTATTTGTGGGGTAGCGCTCAGCAAATTGGTTTAACTGTTGGTGGTGTTCTCCTTGTATCTTCCGAGATCAACGTCAACCTATCAGAGGAATTTATACCATTACCTGTGAGCGTCATTCCTGACTCCCCAACAGGTGACTGGCAAATACTCATAGACGCCCTACCCAACTTTGAAGCCCAAGCAGCACAGGCTCCCAAACCAATTGAAATCGATATCCACAATCGTCAGGTACGGTTATTCTTACCAGGATTTGACAAAAAACAAGTCAAACTCACCCAGTATGGGCCAGAAGTCACGGTAGAAGCAGGAGACCAGCGGCGGAATATTTCCCTACCCCCAGCCCTAAGTGGTAAACCCATTGCTGGAGCAAAGTTTCAGAATAGTTATTTGATAATTTCGTTTTAA
- a CDS encoding ABC transporter permease, with protein MRILQRIVRKLGSLRCILPLNEQFWTKFDLLRTLVRRDLEARYKGSVLGNLWPLLNQLSQLLIYTYVFSIVLRVKLSIKNLPENNFTFGLWLFAGLLPWIAFTGGLTQAATSVLGQQNLVKKVVFPLALLPLVPILSTFIESFFGLIMLIFFVAVNTHILHPTLALLPLVWLTQLLLTAGLGYLAAGITVFLRDVPQTLGVILNVWMYLTPIIYPASAIPVELQSFIFWLNPMTALVEVYRDLILVGEIKHWGEWGVASIVAFLIFCCGFFVYRRLRPAFADVL; from the coding sequence CTGCGAATTTTACAAAGAATTGTACGTAAATTAGGCAGTCTCAGATGCATCCTGCCACTAAATGAACAGTTTTGGACAAAGTTTGACTTGCTCAGAACTTTGGTTAGACGGGATTTAGAAGCGCGTTATAAGGGTTCTGTTTTAGGAAATTTGTGGCCTTTGCTAAATCAGCTATCGCAATTACTGATTTACACTTATGTGTTTTCGATTGTGCTGAGAGTGAAGCTAAGTATCAAAAACTTACCAGAGAATAACTTCACCTTTGGTTTGTGGTTATTTGCAGGGTTGCTTCCTTGGATTGCTTTTACAGGCGGGTTAACGCAGGCTGCTACTTCAGTATTAGGACAGCAAAACTTAGTGAAAAAGGTGGTATTTCCCTTAGCTTTGCTACCTTTAGTACCAATTTTATCAACATTTATTGAAAGTTTCTTTGGTTTAATAATGTTGATTTTTTTTGTAGCTGTAAATACTCATATTTTACATCCAACTTTGGCATTATTACCATTAGTCTGGCTAACGCAGTTATTATTAACGGCAGGTTTGGGTTATTTAGCGGCAGGAATAACAGTTTTTTTGCGAGATGTTCCGCAGACTTTAGGAGTGATTTTAAATGTTTGGATGTACTTGACACCAATTATTTATCCGGCATCTGCAATTCCTGTAGAATTGCAGAGTTTCATATTTTGGTTAAATCCCATGACAGCCTTAGTTGAAGTTTATCGAGATTTGATTTTGGTTGGGGAGATAAAACATTGGGGTGAATGGGGAGTAGCCTCAATAGTTGCATTCTTGATTTTTTGTTGCGGGTTTTTCGTGTATAGACGGTTGCGACCAGCATTTGCCGATGTATTGTGA
- a CDS encoding MDR/zinc-dependent alcohol dehydrogenase-like family protein → MKGLWLENNQLQLRTDIPIPEPPPGEALVRVLRAGICNTDLELLRGYYPYTGILGHEFVGVVEQGPEHLVNQRVVGEINAVCGHCRFCRSGQPTHCENRTVLGIVNRHGAFAEYLSLPVENLHLVPDNVPTEVATFTEPVAAALEIQQQVPLHPNNRVLVVGDGKLGQLVAQTLALTGCELLVVGRHQDKLANLEVRGIKTGLANAVTDGYFDISVECTGNPEGFAIARRALRPRGTLVLKSTYAGNLSLDASSLVVDEITLIGSRCGPFAPALQLLANKQVDVQPLIHASYPLIEGLAAFEQAQSRGVLKVLLEISQ, encoded by the coding sequence ATGAAAGGACTTTGGCTCGAAAACAACCAATTGCAACTACGCACAGATATTCCCATTCCTGAGCCGCCACCGGGAGAAGCTTTGGTGCGCGTCTTGCGTGCGGGTATTTGTAACACTGACCTAGAATTACTCAGAGGCTACTATCCTTATACTGGTATTTTAGGTCATGAATTTGTCGGCGTTGTCGAACAAGGGCCAGAACACTTAGTTAACCAACGTGTAGTTGGAGAAATCAACGCTGTCTGTGGTCATTGTCGTTTTTGCCGCAGCGGACAACCGACTCACTGCGAAAACCGCACTGTTCTTGGAATTGTTAACCGCCACGGGGCTTTTGCTGAGTATCTCTCCTTGCCAGTGGAGAACCTACATTTAGTACCTGATAATGTGCCAACAGAAGTAGCAACTTTTACTGAACCTGTAGCAGCAGCTCTGGAAATTCAGCAACAAGTGCCGTTGCATCCAAATAATCGGGTGCTAGTGGTTGGAGATGGCAAACTAGGGCAGTTAGTAGCGCAGACACTAGCCTTAACAGGCTGTGAACTCTTAGTTGTAGGGCGTCATCAAGACAAACTTGCTAACTTAGAGGTACGGGGAATTAAAACGGGTCTCGCTAATGCTGTCACAGATGGATATTTTGATATTTCAGTAGAGTGTACTGGCAATCCAGAAGGATTTGCGATCGCCCGTCGTGCCCTACGTCCCCGTGGCACATTAGTACTTAAAAGTACCTATGCTGGCAACCTCAGCCTTGATGCTTCTTCTTTAGTAGTGGATGAAATCACCCTCATCGGCTCTCGTTGCGGTCCCTTTGCTCCAGCACTCCAGTTGCTAGCCAATAAACAAGTGGACGTACAACCCCTAATTCACGCCAGCTACCCGCTAATTGAAGGGCTTGCGGCTTTTGAACAAGCTCAGAGTCGCGGTGTTTTGAAGGTTTTGTTAGAAATTAGTCAGTAG
- the chlG gene encoding chlorophyll synthase ChlG: MSELTPITPDSKSAEALDSVANNPSEEAIVTGDRTAKTRQLLGMKGASPGETSIWKIRLQLMKPITWIPLIWGVVCGAASSGNYTWTVENVLKVAACMFLAGPLMTGYTQILNDYYDREIDAINEPYRPIPSGAISLTQVITQIWVLLIAGIGLSFLLDVWAGHEFPTITAIAIIGSFIAYIYSAPPLKLKQNGWLGSYALGASYITLPWSTGHALFGELNSTVVILTMFYSLAGLGIAIVNDFKSVEGDRQLGLNSLPVMFGITTAAWICVLTIDVFQGLIAAYLLYIHENLYAGILLLLIIPQITLQNMYFLRDPVANDVKYQASAQPFLVLGMLVVGLALGHAGI, translated from the coding sequence ATGTCAGAATTAACTCCCATTACTCCAGATTCCAAATCGGCTGAAGCATTAGACTCAGTGGCAAATAATCCCAGCGAGGAAGCAATAGTAACTGGCGATCGCACTGCTAAAACTCGGCAATTGCTAGGGATGAAAGGCGCATCACCAGGAGAAACTTCGATTTGGAAAATCCGTTTGCAACTGATGAAGCCCATCACTTGGATTCCCCTAATTTGGGGCGTAGTCTGTGGTGCGGCTTCTTCTGGTAACTATACCTGGACAGTAGAAAATGTGTTGAAGGTAGCAGCCTGTATGTTCCTGGCTGGGCCATTGATGACAGGTTATACCCAAATCCTCAATGATTACTACGATCGCGAAATCGATGCCATCAATGAACCTTATCGCCCTATACCCTCTGGAGCAATTTCTCTCACCCAGGTAATTACGCAGATATGGGTATTACTAATTGCTGGTATTGGGTTGTCATTTTTGCTCGATGTCTGGGCTGGTCATGAATTCCCCACAATCACAGCGATCGCCATTATCGGTTCTTTCATCGCCTATATTTATTCTGCGCCTCCCCTGAAACTCAAGCAAAACGGCTGGCTGGGTAGCTACGCCTTGGGTGCAAGCTATATTACCCTACCTTGGTCTACAGGACACGCTTTGTTTGGTGAACTCAATTCTACAGTTGTGATTTTGACAATGTTCTACAGCTTAGCTGGATTGGGTATTGCCATTGTCAACGACTTCAAAAGTGTAGAAGGCGATCGCCAGCTAGGGTTAAATTCACTACCCGTCATGTTTGGCATCACCACCGCCGCCTGGATTTGTGTACTGACAATAGATGTATTTCAAGGATTGATTGCTGCTTATCTCCTCTACATCCATGAGAATTTGTATGCAGGAATACTTCTGTTGTTAATCATCCCGCAAATCACCTTACAGAATATGTATTTCCTGCGCGATCCTGTGGCTAATGATGTTAAATACCAAGCCAGTGCCCAACCGTTTCTAGTTCTGGGAATGCTCGTTGTTGGTTTAGCGCTCGGTCACGCTGGCATTTAA
- a CDS encoding methyltransferase domain-containing protein yields MLQPQEELEEFYQKYDPWDYEITPDDHTRKSIILSEIPERQYQNVLDIGCGHGFITRELPGTHITAFDVSANAISHAKKFESSRIKFMQSSIFEIPKHTKDSYDLITITGVLYSQYIGKSFNLVYKLVDSILREDGILLCCHINDWYSVRFPYLMLDCYYFPYRDYTQRLEVYIK; encoded by the coding sequence ATGTTACAACCCCAAGAAGAGTTAGAAGAATTTTATCAAAAATATGATCCTTGGGATTATGAGATAACACCAGACGACCATACAAGAAAAAGCATTATTTTAAGTGAAATTCCTGAACGGCAATACCAAAATGTTCTTGATATTGGTTGTGGTCATGGGTTTATTACACGCGAATTACCAGGTACACATATAACAGCGTTTGATGTTTCAGCTAATGCTATAAGCCATGCGAAAAAATTTGAATCGAGTAGAATCAAATTCATGCAATCATCTATTTTTGAGATACCGAAGCACACAAAAGATAGTTATGACTTAATAACTATCACTGGGGTTTTGTATTCGCAGTATATTGGAAAATCATTCAATTTGGTATATAAACTTGTAGACAGTATCTTGAGAGAGGATGGAATATTGCTATGCTGTCATATAAATGATTGGTACTCAGTTCGCTTCCCATATTTAATGTTAGATTGTTATTATTTTCCATATAGAGATTATACGCAAAGATTAGAGGTTTACATTAAATGA
- a CDS encoding Uma2 family endonuclease: protein MFVTAQQLEQQMPDATRLLSDEPEMETSLHYMQLLLLVTSLEWLWRDCNDFFIGANLTIYFSRQQLRNRDFRGPDFFLVKNTEKRSRNSWVVWEEDGRYPDLIIELLSESTADIDRNLKKNLYENRFHTPEYFWFSPENLEFVGFELVGNRYQEITPNARGWRWSDVLGLYLGVEAGKLRYFTPDGDLVPTPEEAAIAAQQVAIAAQQQASEAQQQASEAKQQASEAQQQASEAQQQASEAQLRLEQEQLRSQRLAEHLRSFGVNPDSLS, encoded by the coding sequence ATGTTTGTCACAGCGCAACAGCTAGAACAACAGATGCCCGATGCAACTCGGTTGTTAAGTGATGAGCCGGAGATGGAAACTTCCTTGCATTATATGCAGCTACTGCTGCTAGTAACTTCCCTTGAGTGGCTGTGGCGTGACTGTAATGATTTCTTTATAGGTGCGAATTTAACAATATATTTTAGCCGTCAGCAGTTGCGAAATCGAGATTTTCGCGGCCCAGACTTTTTTTTGGTCAAAAACACCGAAAAGCGATCGCGCAATTCTTGGGTAGTCTGGGAAGAAGATGGTCGTTATCCAGATTTGATTATTGAATTACTTTCAGAAAGTACGGCTGATATTGACCGCAATTTGAAGAAGAATCTTTATGAAAATCGATTTCACACACCAGAATATTTCTGGTTTTCGCCAGAAAATTTGGAATTTGTCGGTTTTGAATTGGTAGGCAACAGGTATCAGGAAATTACACCAAATGCACGAGGATGGCGTTGGAGCGATGTGCTGGGGCTGTATTTAGGAGTAGAAGCAGGTAAACTGCGCTACTTTACACCCGATGGTGATTTAGTTCCAACACCAGAGGAAGCTGCAATAGCAGCACAACAAGTGGCTATTGCAGCACAGCAACAGGCCTCAGAAGCACAGCAACAGGCCTCAGAAGCGAAACAACAGGCGTCTGAGGCTCAGCAACAAGCATCTGAAGCTCAGCAACAAGCATCTGAGGCACAATTGCGGTTGGAACAAGAACAGCTGCGATCGCAACGGTTGGCGGAACATTTGCGATCGTTCGGAGTAAATCCCGATAGCTTGAGTTAA